The Armatimonadota bacterium genome includes a window with the following:
- a CDS encoding methyltransferase translates to MGSPNEWQRFFDVHAPHYMDNVFVHGTEREVSFLVEELALQPGRSILDVGCGTGRHCVALARRGFRVTGVDLSAGMLQQARAAALAAGVSVELLQADACTLPFENEFDAAMCVCEGSLCLLGSRDDPDEHDIRIFRGVHRALRDGGLFLMTVLNGLRLARKCAPEDIERGRIDLWHMTERIEVEAASGSEVRINERQRYYVPPELRLLLRCCGFDVISVYGGTAGNWGRRPVDPDEFEIMAVARKCA, encoded by the coding sequence ATGGGTTCTCCGAACGAGTGGCAGCGCTTCTTTGATGTTCACGCGCCACACTATATGGACAACGTGTTTGTGCACGGGACCGAGCGGGAAGTTTCGTTTCTTGTAGAAGAGCTAGCTCTGCAGCCAGGCCGGAGCATTCTGGATGTGGGATGCGGGACCGGCCGCCACTGTGTGGCTCTGGCCAGGCGAGGTTTCCGCGTGACAGGTGTTGATCTTTCTGCGGGAATGCTGCAGCAGGCTCGTGCTGCCGCTCTGGCGGCCGGAGTCAGTGTGGAGTTGCTGCAGGCCGACGCGTGCACTCTGCCCTTTGAGAACGAGTTCGACGCGGCTATGTGTGTCTGCGAGGGCTCCCTTTGCCTCCTGGGGAGCCGGGATGATCCGGATGAGCACGACATCCGTATCTTCCGCGGGGTCCACCGTGCGCTCAGAGATGGAGGCCTGTTCCTGATGACAGTGCTGAACGGGCTTCGGCTGGCTCGCAAGTGCGCCCCGGAGGATATTGAGAGGGGGCGCATTGACCTTTGGCACATGACTGAGCGAATCGAGGTGGAGGCTGCTTCTGGCAGTGAAGTGCGCATCAACGAGAGGCAGCGCTACTACGTTCCTCCTGAGTTGCGGCTGCTTCTTCGCTGCTGTGGTTTCGACGTTATCTCCGTGTACGGGGGAACGGCCGGCAACTGGGGCCGGAGACCCGTAGACCCCGACGAGTTCGAGATAATGGCTGTTGCCCGCAAGTGTGCCTGA